The Phaseolus vulgaris cultivar G19833 chromosome 10, P. vulgaris v2.0, whole genome shotgun sequence DNA window ATTGACAGCTAATTTCGtaactctttctttttctctcatcCTCCATCTGAGTGCCATGCAAGCTTCAAGTTAAGACTTAAGACCCCTTTCTTTTACCAATCTGCCACTGTCTTTTTGGCCTCAACATTTGGTTTCTTGTTGGACAATATTGGAACTTCCATCATTAACCACATCGTACTAAATCTATGACTCTTACAATCATAACTTAGACCTCTCTATATATATGTTCCATCATAGTTTCTAACCATTTTTATTGGTTTATGTTGCAGACTTAAGATACCCTTTTTCTCTCTACATTTTCTAGCTCTTGAGATAATTTGTTGTGGTCTCTTTCTTAGTGTGGTTTCTGATTTTACCTCTTGTGAGGAGCTTCTCCATTTCTTTTCTTTGAGGCCTCCTCAATGCAGATTCTTGCGTAACTTGATCTTCATTCTATATTATAAGTTATTTAACCAGAACACAGCATCTAAAATACCCAACAAAAGTCACTTTCCCTTTTCAGCAAACTTGGTCTTTTCAGATTCTAGGACACAAAATGTTTCGGTGGCTATTGAAGCCCAGGTTCGATTCAAAATGGTACAATACTCTTCCTCTCAACTTTTTCTCTGAACATTTTTATCTTCTTTCTGATCTTTGGTTGTGTTTCACTTGAAAAAACCAGTTTGTCTTACCTGAAGTCTTTGAAGATTCGGTTGGGGAGAGTGCAGAATAGGAAGAAAGCAGAAGTGAAGTTTTTGAAGAGTGTCATTGCAGAGCTTCTCACCATTGGCCTTGAAGACGATGCATACACAAGGGTAAGATTTGCATTATAGTTTTCAATTTTGCAGATGCAATCACTTTTCAACTAAAAAAAGATTGGTAAAAGCCTTGTATTGATCCATTTTGTGCATGCATGCAATATTGTATGCTGTTCAAGTTACAATGTTGACTCTTTGTGTTTGAAGCAGGCTAAGGAGCTTCTGTTAGAGCAGAAAACGTTATCCTCCTATGAACTCATTGAAAAATTTGTTGGGTGCATATCAGATCATGTTGAAGACTTTACAAAGCAGAAGTATGCTTCTCTACATATGCACTAGAATATTTTGTTTTCGGTTAGACATCTCACATTAACCAtagattataatatataagtggatgcaaacttcATCTCATAAGACGGTTTTATGAAgttaagttaggcttaaagttttCTTCTTAATACGAAAACAAAGTCATTTCAAGCATATCCTAACAGAGTTTGTTGGACCTATGGAGATTAGagcatttcataatatataagtgggtgcaaacctcacctctaAATTTTGTCACATTTAACCTTCACCATATCCAAAAGTTtaatgaaacaaaattaatgaCGGGGTTTATGAACTGAACATGGAACcttgaatttaaattatatcagTCTGTGTTTCAGTGGCTTCTATTCTACTCTTTTTGTCTATAGCTGCAAAGAGTTTATGCTTATAATCTTTAAATCTTCTTGAATAGGGATTGCCCTGAAGAATGCAAGGAAGCTGTGTCATCATTGATGGATGCTGCTGCAAGAACTGGTGATCTGCCAGAATTGCGTCAGCTCAGAACATTATTTACTGACAAATATGGGAATTCTCTTGAACCTTATGCAAACAAAGAGGTAAACCAATGACTCCATTCTTAGAACACATGCACATTCATAAATACTTGGATAAATTACTGAATTTTTTTCATGACatcttttgtttttaaaacttcttAAATAATCACTTTCCTCAGCTTGTTGAGAGTCTGAGAAAAGATCCACCCACAAGAGAAATTAAGATTGGACTATTACATGATATAGCACAAGATTTTTCCATAGAATGGAATGACAAGTCTTTGAGAGAAAGACTTTATCCACAGTCGTCATTACGTGAAGTAAGTCTATGCAGTCAATAGAGCATCTGATTCAGccaaaatatgaatttgaattGCTAATTAGATCAAGATTATTTTAACCCTTCAAGATAAGAGAGATTATATGTTTCAATCCTTGAACATAAGAGAAATTGTTATAAGGACTCATGATTTTGATCTCAATCAACCTTCACTTACACTTGTTAACTCTTTCATAAACGAAAAAAGTCAAGTATTATCACATAAAAAGTGATCAAGATTTTTAGATAACTTGTGCTTCAATGACCTATGATTATGGTTTCAGGAGAAGCCTATTGCTGGAGAAGACTTCAATACACCAAAAGGAAAGGAAAGAGACACCCAACATCTTGGAAGGAAGAATTTGAGTGGTGAGAGATGGATGCATCAAAACAGTAGCAGTGATGATGAAACAAGCATGTCATCACATGATGGCAGAAAGGGTAGAAGTTCAAGTTCATTTGGAAGCATATCTGAGGATGAAGTTGAAACCAACATGCCAATTTCTTCCTACTGGGGCATTCCACCTCCCTACCTCAAACAAAAGACCAACAAGAGTGATTCAAAGAAACCAACACATGCTGACACTGCAACAGCACCAGATTCAGGTGGAGTGAAATCAGGCAAAGGAAAAGGTTATCCTTCTCAACAACCAGAACATGGTACTGGGCAAATCAGAAGGCGTAGAAGCTCACATGTCAGAGGTAAATCTCTTCCCTCTGAACCCAACACTGCAGAGGAAACATCAAAAGGGCATATACGAACAGTTTCCTTAGAATCGGGAATGCGGGGTGGTGCATCGCATGTGCATCCGAAACTACCCGATTATGATGATTTGAGAGCTCATTTTTTAGCTCTCAGAAAGAGATGAAAAGCATGCAGCTTCACTGTCACCACACCAGTACCAGAGAGAACATTCTCTTTGTTGTTTTAGTTTGGTTTGTTTATTCTTTAATTTATCTTAAAAAGACACTTATATAGAATTTGATGTGCCGATAGGCTTATTGCTTCTTCTTTCATGAACTTGAAAAAGGTGACACTCTATGTAAAAAGTGTAGGTTGGTAATTAATAAAAGTGTATAATTTACACGtttataaagaaatttatttatagtgtttaattACGTGTCTTTGTTGTGATAAGTTAAATCATAAATATCATTTGTTAATTGATTTTTTACAATTATCATTATTGTAATTTATTAAGCATATTTAATATAGATTAATGCGATCCATCAGTAATTGAAAAGAGTATTATGCAAAAAAGTGTTATGCaaattcaaatccaaatccaaaattGTATTATGGAATATTaaattcagaatatattttGACTCCACCCCACTTTTAGCATTTTACGTCTATAATAAGGTGTAAGTTCAAATTGACTGGGTGCGAAAAGAAAAATTCTGAAAGTTAATATATGGATGATTAATGAGGGGTGTTTCTCTCTGCACCCGAACAAATGACTTCCTGCACCCGATATTTTCAGAAAAGATCATTTTATCTCTTTTAACAATGATTTCCAAATCACTTTTATTGGAATATTTCTGTAACACATTTTATGAATTCCAGATTTAACattctataaattaaaaaaatatattccaaaaagAATATTTTGGAATGGTTTTTTTCCTTCCTTCTTTCCTAACACCTTTTGATCATGGACCCCTATTTGAGAATCAcccaaaattataattttgctATTTCAAAGAATATAATATTTACGGAACACGAATTCTAGATTTATCActctgaaaataaataaataaatgtgttcCAAAAAGAATATTTCAGAATAGTTTTTAACCTCCTTGATTTCCTAACACATTTTTCTTATGAAACTCCTATTTCGAAATCACCCAAAATTATCAAAGATAATTCTGATATTTCAAAGAATATAGGGGTGTAGGAAAAAAATGTAGGGTTGCAAGAAGAAATACCCTAATTAGATTTGGATTGCACGGCTTGGATTTCACATCCTTTTCTGGGCttcttcttcctacacctccataccttcttctctcacctccatagattttcgtatttcaaaaatgcccctctgcaatattccggattacataatccggaagtcatttttcaaatttgtaattaacttctggattatataatccggaagtcttttttcagatgcatgattacaTTACGGgctacataatctggaagtcttttttaacttccggattatgtaatccagaactcctttttcaaatgcgtttctggattatataatccggaagttattctatgggggtggcacaagaaggataaaaatgtattttcacgttgtgtatggaggtgccagaagaagatatggaggtgcaggaagaaacagtccctTTTCTGCCTATGCAGCCCAAATTTTAGGGCTTAACACTTTGCACCCTAAAACTCACCAAGCCCAATCTATATATGTCAgtaaaagagagaaaatgaaatTGCATCTGCAATCACACCTAAAAAATATACTAACATTATTTATCCTGAAAGTATTtgcaaataatagtttaaaCTATTAATGAGaggaaataaaaaagataaaaaaaattaattgttcactaaaaattataatttaaatttttgaatcACTAAAATCTGATCACgcaatcaaaataataataaatttttaaaaaaaaaacgaacTATTGTAagtattcatattttaataattttcatattataagttaaaatatattttcatattataagtTTCTGGttgaaaaaatcaattttgtgttACACGCAAAAACATATTTCACTCTATTTTAATTCATgtaaaaatgaatttgaatttgtgaaaattggtGGTATTAAATTTTTGTAGTGGCAGATGTTAGTAGCAAAGAGACAGCAACATACGTAAGGCATAAACAAAAGGGAAAGCCGAACAGAATTTCGCGGACGGAGACAAGACACGAATTCTAAGATGAAACAAAACATGAACGTAAGCGAAACCCTTCATCTACGCAGAACTGGTGAGTATATAGTGAGGTACCGAAGTTCTTCATGTGAAGCGAAATTGAAGCAATGGCGAAGGCATTTCAGTCAAACACCGTCGTTTTAAGGCGTTTTTGCTGTTTGAAGTGGATGGTGGTGATGGTGGTGTGCGCGGCGGGGTCGATGGTGTTGTGGCCGTGGAGTCCGGAGCTGAAGATACAGCGGATGAACGTGAAGCGCGTGAGGGTGCACCCGCTGCCGCCGGTGGGGGCGGACGTGTGGATAACGCTGTCGGTGGCGGTGAAGAACCGCGGCATGTATTGGCTGGACCTGGCGGAGGTGGACGTTGGGGTGAAGTACCGGGGGAAGAAGATGGGTCACGTGGAATCGGAGGGGTGGCACGTGCGGAGTTGGGCCTCAAAGGACGTGGACGGTGATCTGCAGTTTAGTGGGCTTCCGTCTACCGAAGTGGCCCATTTGCTTGAGGACATGGCAAAGGGTGAAGTTTACTTTCACACCGTTATTGAGGTCGCTGGCCAAATCGGCTTTCTCACCATTAACATCCCTTTTACctttaaggtaatataaattcTTTTTTCTGCAATAATCTTTTTTACAAAAGTTCTCCGGTTAGATATCATTATACAACTTGACATCTGAGACACTTACATATCAAGTAACAATAATAAGACATTTTCTCTAAACTGACATATAAAGTAACAACCTATGTAACACAGATACTGACGCGGATACTGATACGACACGGATACGGAAATacatataatctttaaaatgtaggacattGAGACACAAATCCatatattatatatcaattgacaataaagatttatgtgcacaagtatgttccagatatttttttggagcagaaatatatttttcatgacgGTTCAgaaggatttgtttcttattttttataatcaaaataaagatttatataataaatttgagttttttgaaaattaatgtattttttctttttaaaattgatttagaaCCGTGctaaaattgtcagaaatttaataaatattttttgaattagatacTTTACGGATACGTATCCTACGAATGTCATATAATATCCGATACGTGTATTCGACActgacacaccatttaagaaaaGGGTCGAACtcaaacttatatttttatcattttgtttaaatcaattttctttctaaattttGTTTAGTAATATCTTAGGGAAGTGataaatttttgttataattttagtATATCTCTAATATAAtctcaattatatattaaaccCATTTGTAAACCAAAGTGTCTTCTCTATATTTTTGGTAGAACTAAAAACTTTTAGGATAAACTTTCTCATTGATCTGGTAAGGGAATTCTTGCTGAACTCTTTacctagaaaaaaaagagtCAAATAGTAGATAACACATTTTATTAGAACAAATTTTAAACCTGATTAAATACATAAAACGAATTGATAAAGTAAATGTAGACtgaattatatattatagttGGACCATTATAATTTGACTCTGATTAAAAAAACATGGGATCTGAAACATGATCTATGTTGGTGATGTTCTGAATTTGCTGATACTATGTCTCTGAATATCCCAACAGACAATACTGGCATGTGAGGTTTTGGTGAATACAAAAAGTCATGCAATTATTCTTCAACATTGTATTTACAAGGTAAGGTTTTGATGCCATTAATTGAGCTTAGTGGGGTCTTAAAACACTCTGTCACTATTTTCTTTGCCTTGTCAACGATTCCCTTCTACTCACTCTGTTTTTCATTTCAATTATGAACTCAAGGACTGAGCAAAAACACTCTGCAGAAGCCTCAAAACATGTCTGTCTTCCACCATATGCACCATGCTTACATGTGTAAATTACATGATTCGAGTTTGGAAGAATCAATGCTCACTTACTCTAAGATGGTATGTGTACATCTATGTATTATTAGGAGCTCCTTGCAATCATTgtattatcatcatcattattgtAACATTTCAATCATCAAAATAaggacttttttttttccatcagATCTTGCTGAAGGTTTTCCCATTTTGTATAGTTTTCTGCAATCAAGCCATGGATatcaatacaaaaataaaaatataaaatattattaagaattcaactttaaacttaattccaaaatttccttttagtttcaattttattgttatGGACAGTGATAGGGAGAATAGAACTCTATCTTTATTCTCAGATGGATCCGTTCTTCaaagattttatattttattcaattatgaTAAAGTGAATAATTTTATCGAGAAAATATCTTTTCTCTTATAAAATCGATCGATTGAGGTTTGTTTTCACttatttattgttaaatatCATTATCTTAATATgacatatttaatataaaataaaattaaggatAATTGAAAGtacttaaatttataaatatttgagaaaaaaaagttttttttattgatttatataatttttttcatttttttatataaatgagtgtttttttttaattattaaactaTAGAAAGGAGAAGACATCACCCTATCGTATGAttctaattttgttttgaaatacattgaattaaatgtaaaataatgcatgttaattttgttttgaaatacattgaattaaatgtaaaaaaaatgcatgttgtttatcttggtttggtttaaaaataaaacaataactaaagcactaattatattttgaattttctctttttcttttcatatttaattttaaaataagaaaaatgaacATGGAGAAAAAGTTACAAAACCATCTCCTTTTTTGTTGTAACCCTTTTTCCCCTTCGGAATTAATGATCCACTTAACTTTTAAGAGCTTGTGAGATAACTTTTTACTTTTTATGTGAGAATAAATTCAGTCTCACCTTTTTCTTCATCAACTTCCTAGTCCTACTTTATTTCCAAACAAAGCTACTAATTTCTAATTATTtgtaatacaataaaaataagtgTTTCTTTTGCAaaccaaataaaatttgaatacttTTTCATTTTCACAATTTGATAAACATACAATGCATCATATTTTTGtaagtatttataaaaatataagaaatcaaatattaattattttttaaaattaagccTGTCACTTCTTGTCTCTTACTAAtgcatttaataaaaaaaaggaaaatgcaaatggagaaaattatataaatccACAAACTATTATGTAATCTTTACAAACAACATTTCTCATAGATCTCTCTGATTTTACATCACcatgttcttttcttttcttttctttctcctttttctcttctttcttttctctttttccctttttatcttctttacttttttttcattaatgtCCAGCAAACATTTGAGAGCTATATGAGATAGCTCTTTTTTGTGCATGAGTAATTTcagttttactttttttcttcaaCATCATTTGTTTCCCCTTATAAGTTATTTTCAAACaatgataaaaataactttagGAAGAAGCAGCATTGTGCAGTGaccaatgaaaaagaaaagggtAAGAAAAGGGCAATGAGGGAATATAGAGTGGGCCAACAAAACAAGGTTGGAGTGGCACACAGTAACTTTATCACATTGATTCAAAACCATGTGAAATTGAAACCAACACTGGTACAAACCAAAGGACCATGTTAAAAGGGTTAAAcacatttaaaattttgatgttATTAATTAAGTCCTAAAATCAAACACTTAGCACCGACCAATCTTTGTTTATAGGGTGGTCTTGTGGTCTTACACTGAACCAGAAAACTTGTGCTTCAAAAAGACAAATAAAAACTTCTCAAATGGTTGCTTATTAGCAGGGTATCTTTTGTTTAGAACTCCCTGTGAACCCCAAAACACAAAACCTATTATTGCGGAACCATATTGTTTATAACATTCTGGCACATCAGATACATAGTACAAGACTTAGGTGTTTCAATCACCAATTTTTCtcttaataaaatagttatccCTTTGTTTATTGTTTATGTTTCTCCAAAGTCACTTACTCAACAAACCATATACCCCATGGCCCATGTGACAACATACAAACATAGCTATCAAGAGATGGACCTTAATACGTGCGTGTAACAATATATTTATGGTTAGTTCAATAATGACCTAATAACAGTTTAACAAATTTTTGCTAAGATAGACTTTAAGTgatctgataccatataagaagtagactttaaatctaattcaaccttataaaactgacttataaCATGAGATTTGTAGTCACTTATATATTGTGAAATGTCTTTGTATTCACTTATATACTGCGAAATGTCTTTATCTTTACGAGAaatgggatctccaacaatatgCATGAACCAATTTCAAAAGTTCACATAATTGGTGACATGAGAAGAAAGTATTAACACTGGTGGATTATAGTATTTTTCACTCTTTTTCTGATCCTATCCTATTGTAAGTACATGCTGTGCtgaggtggtggtggtgagtTGATGAAAGAGGTGTGTGTTGTTGTCATTATATAAATAGCCTCAGTGCATGCACTTCAAACACCTTGGTCCCCTAAACCATTTTGTGCTCCCAAGGTTCTCTATTCTGTCTGTGCTAGTTCTGTACACCATGAACCTTGAAAATTGTCACTGTCTAAGCACCATAAGCCACAGCAGTTGGCAAAGCTATGAGAGAATTGGCTATGATCCCATTGTGCGTGTCGACCAATTTGTAACCAgattgaagatgggaagctggAAAGCATTGTGGAGGAAGATAAAGAGAGAGAGGAGGAGATTCTTCAGACCTTCACCTGTGTTCCATGTTCAGTATGATCCTACCTCCTACTTACACAACTTCGATGATGGCTATTCCACAGACCCTGATAATGTTTCTCGCTCATTCTCAGCTAGATTTGCAGCACCCTCCAAGATCCTTGCCAAAATTCAAGTGATGGGTGGTGAATTGGAGATAAACCATAAGAGTAACATGATGTAGTTTTGAGTTCCTTTAGactcattttcatttttttcagaTGAGTTATGATGCATTGTACAAATGGTGAGACTTCTAGTTATATCAGATAATCATCTCTTTGACTAAGATATGGAAGTTAAGTTCTCTTCATCTTTCCAATTCTTTCTTGTGTCCTCTTTTTCATGTATGGTGTTTGGATGAACCTTTTGACTCATTAGCTAAAACTTTTTGAGTCAGGGTCGTGTCAATTCATGCCTACAAAACAACTTTCACTATAACAATAAAGAAACCAGAGCTGAAGCATTTGTTCCTAATTGCTTAAAATCATGACATTACCACACacttttttcctttctttctggaaacaatatttttatagCCGAAAGTTCTGAGATTGATTGTTTCAGAAGTGAAGTGCTAATCAAGGATAATTTCTCTCCCCATATGTATTATTCTATTCACACAAAAACCAACCAAACCACTTTGTCTCAGGATTACTACATACACTGATGTTTATAATTGAACAACACATCTAATCTAACCTCCAAATTGAGTTAACATTTCCTTCCACACTTGTAACATGATACTGAACTTGGGAATGATTTTTCTATGTTGTTCTTGTTAGAATGTTATATGCTTAAGGTTGAACACTTGTCCTCATTACTTCTCCATGATCTTACACTGCAAGTTGGTCAATGTTACGATTTCAAGTCTGTTAAGATAACATCGTTAGTGAGTAAGGTCTATTTAAACTGTCTTTGATCTCGAATCTGTGAGATTATATTGACAGTACCTGGACagtaagaaaataaaatctttgAACAAAATTCCCCCAGTGTTGATCAAGCAACAAAATCACATTAACCAAGTTGAAAGGTGGTCCAGCAGGTCCTGGTATCcagaaaaaagaagaaactgCAACCAACCATGTGGTCTGTGAAGATAATGTGGTAGTGGCATCCAACCTTCTTTCACTTGTCCCTCTTGGAATTTATTTCCTCTTTCTTCCCACCTATCTGTTTTCTTTCTCTTCACCTTCTTTTTCAACCGAATCTGAGTCTTCCATTTAATGTGACAAAGCAATCCAGGGAGAAAAGGATAAAAACCTGGAATAGTAAAAGCTACAGGACCCTTTCTCTTGCATCCTAATTCGTTAACCCTTTTATCTTACCCACCTCTGAGACATTGCAGACTGGTGCAGTGGGGCACATGAAATTTAATGCCTGTCCTTGTGCCACCATACCTTCCCATATCCTTTGGACCAAACTGTCTAACCCCAAATGTGTTTTGGTCACCCATCAAGTAGGTGAACAAAGGGCTTCCAAATTTGGAGACAAACCCTCACTCTACTTTTCCATAAATTCACAACATAATTAAGAATCAATTGAGGCTTCCAAAGACCTATCAGACTCAGACACGCTCCTTAAATGTGGTGTTCGTGTCGAACACACGTATCAGACACTGTTTGATTTCTGATAATTCTAACATGATTCTAacacacaatttaaaaaaggaaaaatacatcaattttttaaaaactcaaacttattatataaattttgattatgattacaaaaataaagaataaattctTTCATATATCCGTGTTTGTGTTGTATCAGTGTTCGTGTTTGTATCTATACTATATAGACATGTGTCTTAGTGTTCATGTCTGTGTTTGTATACTAGATAGACATCTGTCTCTGCTACATAGTCATGAAAAAACCCAGTACTGGTCTGTCATATCTGTGCACTGTGTCTCTCCAAGTCACACACTGCCATTGATCATGTAAATGGCATTAGGTGAAAGATGCAAAACCATTCAATCAACCAAATGGTTGGTGAATAAATGCAACAGAAAAAGCAGTAGTATTTGTAATTGGCAGCTCATATCTACCAAAGTTACCATGAATATGATTATTGGTTGATTGGGGAAGGATGAAATTTGGGACATCTACTCTAAGCCCCACTTTCCCTCTACTGATCGAATCACTCATTTTGGTCATTCATTCTGCCATGCTTGACTGTGATGTCTCTAAAATACATGCTTTTTTGGATTCTCTCAATTGCAGACAAACCTCTATATCTTTGAATTCAGAACATAAATTTCAATCTTATAACATCcattaataaattaaagattTATTAATGTAATTATATAAGATTTATATCggtaaaatttgtattt harbors:
- the LOC137819617 gene encoding uncharacterized protein isoform X2, which produces MFRWLLKPRFDSKCLSYLKSLKIRLGRVQNRKKAEVKFLKSVIAELLTIGLEDDAYTRAKELLLEQKTLSSYELIEKFVGCISDHVEDFTKQKDCPEECKEAVSSLMDAAARTGDLPELRQLRTLFTDKYGNSLEPYANKEEKPIAGEDFNTPKGKERDTQHLGRKNLSGERWMHQNSSSDDETSMSSHDGRKGRSSSSFGSISEDEVETNMPISSYWGIPPPYLKQKTNKSDSKKPTHADTATAPDSGGVKSGKGKGYPSQQPEHGTGQIRRRRSSHVRGKSLPSEPNTAEETSKGHIRTVSLESGMRGGASHVHPKLPDYDDLRAHFLALRKR
- the LOC137818085 gene encoding uncharacterized protein, producing the protein MNLENCHCLSTISHSSWQSYERIGYDPIVRVDQFVTRLKMGSWKALWRKIKRERRRFFRPSPVFHVQYDPTSYLHNFDDGYSTDPDNVSRSFSARFAAPSKILAKIQVMGGELEINHKSNMM
- the LOC137819617 gene encoding uncharacterized protein isoform X1, whose amino-acid sequence is MFRWLLKPRFDSKCLSYLKSLKIRLGRVQNRKKAEVKFLKSVIAELLTIGLEDDAYTRAKELLLEQKTLSSYELIEKFVGCISDHVEDFTKQKDCPEECKEAVSSLMDAAARTGDLPELRQLRTLFTDKYGNSLEPYANKELVESLRKDPPTREIKIGLLHDIAQDFSIEWNDKSLRERLYPQSSLREEKPIAGEDFNTPKGKERDTQHLGRKNLSGERWMHQNSSSDDETSMSSHDGRKGRSSSSFGSISEDEVETNMPISSYWGIPPPYLKQKTNKSDSKKPTHADTATAPDSGGVKSGKGKGYPSQQPEHGTGQIRRRRSSHVRGKSLPSEPNTAEETSKGHIRTVSLESGMRGGASHVHPKLPDYDDLRAHFLALRKR
- the LOC137819470 gene encoding uncharacterized protein, giving the protein MAKAFQSNTVVLRRFCCLKWMVVMVVCAAGSMVLWPWSPELKIQRMNVKRVRVHPLPPVGADVWITLSVAVKNRGMYWLDLAEVDVGVKYRGKKMGHVESEGWHVRSWASKDVDGDLQFSGLPSTEVAHLLEDMAKGEVYFHTVIEVAGQIGFLTINIPFTFKTILACEVLVNTKSHAIILQHCIYKD